One Chryseobacterium sp. StRB126 genomic region harbors:
- a CDS encoding sensor histidine kinase, which translates to MFNKVITNQTKTMVLLMLVFTAIILLFSGLVYFSIVNFSHQRFYELLKIRTATIVQIEKSKDHLDLPENYILSSLNDEELPMEKDYVFAVPTDSNFRKISQEVHIPDYFFKNILKKGEDNYNDKEFYYIGQSFKYGDKDYIAIASAKNHYVIYYLGFLKRTLLTCIVLSLFFSMIFSFYLSKTLFKPILKITGKVKEISSENLHLRLESQPDNKELNELVDTFNDMLNRIETSFETQNHLIGNVSHELRTPLTSIMGEADVALSISRTPEEYKETLEIILDEAEKLDKKIKALLMIAQTGFDGKIQKMDKVRMDQLLWDVIETLRKIDSRNNIYLDISMLPDNPKKLKVQGNEQLLHLAVANIISNGCKYSNFQQVKVSLGATDADVYIIVKDNGIGIPQREMNKIYDPFFRASNTNNYEGYGIGLPLARNIVRMHHGELIVTSNEHQGTTVQMRFPNFYSTQKEV; encoded by the coding sequence ATGTTTAACAAAGTGATTACAAATCAGACCAAAACGATGGTGCTTTTAATGTTGGTTTTTACCGCCATTATTCTGTTGTTCAGTGGTTTGGTTTATTTTTCAATCGTTAATTTTTCCCACCAGAGATTTTATGAACTCTTAAAAATCCGTACAGCTACAATTGTTCAGATAGAAAAAAGCAAGGATCATCTTGATCTTCCCGAAAATTATATTCTCAGCAGCCTGAATGATGAAGAGCTTCCGATGGAAAAAGACTATGTTTTTGCGGTTCCAACAGATTCTAATTTCAGGAAAATCTCTCAGGAAGTTCATATTCCTGATTATTTCTTTAAAAACATCCTTAAAAAAGGAGAAGATAATTATAACGATAAAGAATTCTATTATATCGGGCAGAGCTTTAAGTATGGTGATAAAGATTATATTGCCATTGCTTCAGCTAAAAACCATTATGTAATCTATTATCTTGGGTTCCTGAAAAGAACCCTGCTTACCTGTATTGTGCTCTCGTTATTCTTCAGTATGATTTTCTCATTCTATCTCTCGAAAACACTCTTTAAGCCTATTCTTAAAATTACAGGGAAAGTAAAAGAGATCAGTTCTGAAAACCTTCACCTTCGATTAGAGTCTCAACCGGACAATAAAGAGTTGAATGAGCTGGTAGATACTTTTAATGACATGCTCAACCGTATTGAAACCTCTTTTGAGACCCAAAACCATTTGATCGGAAATGTTTCTCACGAGTTGCGAACTCCTTTAACTTCCATTATGGGAGAGGCGGATGTAGCCCTTTCCATCAGCAGAACACCGGAAGAATATAAAGAAACACTGGAAATTATTCTGGATGAAGCTGAGAAGCTGGATAAAAAAATCAAGGCACTTTTAATGATAGCCCAGACTGGATTCGATGGTAAGATTCAGAAAATGGATAAAGTAAGAATGGATCAGTTACTTTGGGATGTTATTGAAACCCTGAGAAAAATTGATTCCAGAAATAATATCTATCTGGATATCAGTATGCTTCCGGATAATCCTAAAAAATTAAAAGTGCAGGGTAATGAGCAGCTTCTGCATCTCGCGGTTGCTAATATTATCAGTAATGGCTGCAAATATTCTAATTTCCAGCAGGTTAAAGTTTCTCTTGGTGCTACTGATGCTGATGTTTATATCATTGTGAAAGATAACGGAATCGGTATTCCGCAGCGGGAGATGAACAAGATCTATGATCCTTTTTTCAGAGCTTCCAATACCAACAATTATGAAGGCTATGGAATAGGGCTTCCATTGGCAAGAAACATTGTAAGAATGCATCATGGAGAACTGATTGTGACATCCAATGAACATCAGGGAACCACAGTACAGATGCGTTTTCCTAACTTTTACAGCACACAGAAAGAGGTGTAA
- a CDS encoding helix-turn-helix domain-containing protein produces MNDFLIGIGKRLKDIRKKNNLTINELAFRANVSNGLVSRIENGRTIPSLPVLLDLIQSLDIDASYFFEGVEKKSNAKFIYVPKESQQVIEKEVEAEGFKYMHIFSKSLHSLGFEAVLLTLEPNSKREKVITDAWEFKYILKGEVKYIIDNEEVIMKEGDSLYFNGKFPHVPVSISNESCVMLVLYFYTA; encoded by the coding sequence ATGAATGATTTTTTAATAGGTATCGGAAAAAGATTAAAGGATATTAGAAAAAAGAATAATCTAACCATTAACGAACTAGCTTTCAGAGCCAATGTAAGTAACGGTCTTGTTTCCCGTATCGAAAATGGAAGAACAATTCCTTCGCTTCCTGTTTTACTGGACCTTATTCAATCTTTAGATATTGATGCCAGCTATTTCTTTGAAGGAGTAGAGAAAAAATCCAATGCAAAATTCATTTATGTTCCTAAAGAAAGCCAGCAGGTCATAGAAAAGGAGGTTGAAGCGGAAGGCTTTAAATACATGCATATCTTTAGCAAAAGTCTTCATTCTCTGGGCTTTGAAGCAGTACTGCTTACGCTTGAGCCCAATTCTAAAAGGGAAAAAGTGATTACAGATGCCTGGGAATTCAAGTATATTCTGAAAGGAGAAGTAAAATACATCATTGATAATGAGGAAGTCATTATGAAAGAGGGTGATTCTTTATATTTTAATGGAAAGTTTCCGCACGTTCCGGTAAGCATCAGTAATGAAAGCTGTGTGATGCTTGTTCTTTATTTTTACACTGCTTAA
- a CDS encoding response regulator transcription factor — protein sequence MKKIILIEDETSVVSFIKKGLQENGYEISVAFDGRTGVQLVRANDFDLVILDIMLPEMNGLDVCKEIRKTNQSVPILFLTALGTSENIVLGLESGGDDYLVKPFKFIELVARVKSLLRRSHNNIPQEITETEPDNEHVFQFSDLTVNDYTKKVTRAGEDITLTSTEYKLLLYFLNNPEKVISRAEILDAVWGVNYELGTNVVDVYVNYLRKKLDDRDDNKLIHTVIGMGYVLKKA from the coding sequence ATGAAAAAAATAATTCTCATTGAAGACGAAACCAGTGTAGTGTCTTTCATTAAAAAAGGACTTCAGGAAAACGGATATGAAATTTCCGTGGCTTTTGACGGGCGTACCGGTGTACAGCTGGTGCGGGCTAATGATTTCGATTTGGTGATTTTAGATATTATGCTTCCGGAAATGAATGGACTGGATGTTTGTAAGGAGATCAGAAAGACCAACCAAAGTGTTCCGATTTTATTCTTAACGGCTTTAGGGACTTCTGAAAATATTGTGCTGGGACTGGAAAGTGGTGGAGATGATTATTTGGTGAAGCCTTTCAAATTTATTGAACTGGTAGCCCGTGTAAAATCTTTACTGAGAAGAAGTCACAATAACATTCCACAGGAAATTACGGAGACTGAACCTGATAATGAACATGTATTTCAATTCTCGGATTTAACAGTAAATGATTATACGAAAAAGGTAACCCGCGCCGGAGAAGACATTACCCTTACTTCTACAGAATATAAGTTATTGCTTTACTTCCTTAATAACCCTGAAAAAGTGATTTCCAGAGCTGAAATACTTGATGCTGTCTGGGGAGTAAACTACGAACTGGGAACCAATGTAGTAGATGTTTACGTAAATTATCTAAGAAAGAAATTAGATGATAGAGATGATAATAAACTGATTCACACGGTAATAGGAATGGGCTACGTTTTGAAAAAAGCCTAA
- a CDS encoding YoaK family protein produces the protein MLRNYSNSRTLGDNIRLGTLTAFTAGTINIASLLIFLSFTSNVTGHYAILAAEISKGNWSQVAIMGSWIFLFFFGSFLSNFIVINFNKKSKYFAHAMPLVLEILCLFGVGVYGQLYYQKTLAETEVLVAVMLFATGLQNGLTASISNFSVKTTHLTGTTTDLGILVSMFTQKKYRKNGELIGRAKLLMSIMVAYVLGAVFSGLTYYYLEFRVFYVISLCLMIVIGYDAYKIHVRHFNTKYRYNRIYKKPNLLAYLYEKIHGIPKSKKNRKLVFED, from the coding sequence ATGTTAAGAAATTATAGTAACAGCAGAACATTGGGAGACAATATCAGGTTGGGGACGCTGACTGCCTTCACGGCAGGTACTATAAATATTGCATCCCTACTTATATTTCTCTCTTTTACATCCAACGTAACAGGTCACTATGCCATTTTAGCTGCAGAAATCAGTAAAGGAAACTGGTCTCAGGTGGCAATAATGGGCAGCTGGATATTTTTATTCTTCTTCGGAAGTTTCCTTTCCAATTTCATTGTGATTAATTTTAATAAGAAAAGCAAGTATTTTGCTCATGCAATGCCTCTGGTATTGGAAATATTATGTTTGTTTGGGGTAGGAGTATACGGACAATTGTATTATCAGAAAACCTTGGCGGAAACGGAAGTTTTAGTAGCAGTAATGCTTTTCGCCACAGGATTACAGAATGGCTTAACGGCAAGTATTTCCAACTTCTCTGTTAAAACAACCCACCTTACGGGAACAACAACTGATTTAGGAATTCTGGTTTCTATGTTTACTCAAAAGAAATACAGAAAAAACGGTGAATTAATCGGAAGAGCAAAATTGCTCATGAGTATTATGGTAGCTTATGTATTAGGCGCTGTATTCTCAGGATTAACCTATTACTATCTGGAATTTAGAGTATTCTATGTTATCAGTCTATGTCTTATGATCGTGATCGGATATGATGCTTATAAAATTCATGTAAGACACTTCAATACAAAGTACAGATACAACAGGATTTATAAGAAACCGAACCTTTTGGCTTATCTGTATGAGAAGATCCATGGAATTCCTAAAAGTAAAAAGAATAGAAAACTGGTCTTTGAAGACTAG